The Engystomops pustulosus chromosome 1, aEngPut4.maternal, whole genome shotgun sequence genome has a window encoding:
- the LOC140113084 gene encoding olfactory receptor 10A7-like: protein MPIPAQQEGKDWKSYLVPYNKTQVTEFILVGLSSEVQPYLFVFFLLIYLFTLAGNVTITLTITLESQLQSPMYLFLRSLSVTEILYVTTTVPRMLRDFLHVDKAISLVGCAAQLYFFSFFGATECFILAFMAYDRYVAICHPLQYMTIMTKKKCLQLSLVSWLGGMFLPMANIVLLFMLPFCDSNIVDHFFCDVLPVLKLACTNTFANEIGIVVYSFVVIPLPFLLILVSYVHILIAVFYIHSASGRSKVFSTCGSHLTSVCLFYGSATITYIRTKPIDAQRGAKALSLLYLVFVPMLNPLIYSLRNAKVKKAMKRVFSRLF from the coding sequence GATTGGAAATCTTACCTGGTACCTTATAATAAGACACAAGTGACTGAGTTTATTCTTGTGGGGCTTTCTAGTGAAGTGCAGCCttatctttttgtattttttctattAATCTATCTTTTTACATTGGCAGGAAATGTAACAATTACTCTGACAATCACTTTGGAGTCTCAGCTTCAGTCTCCTATGTACCTTTTCCTCCGTAGCTTGTCAGTCACAGAGATCTTATATGTAACAACTACAGTTCCTCGGATGCTCAGAGATTTCCTGCATGTTGACAAGGCGATTTCTTTAGTCGGATGTGCggctcagctttatttttttagctTCTTTGGTGCTACAGAATGCTTCATCCTCGCCTTTATGGCATATGATCGCTATGTGGCCATTTGCCATCCTCTGCAATATATGACTATTATGACAAAGAAAAAGTGCTTACAGCTTTCATTAGTATCATGGTTAGGTGGTATGTTTTTACCTATGGCCAACATTGTCCTTCTCTTTATGTTACCATTCTGTGATTCCAATATTGTAGACCACTTTTTCTGTGATGTGCTCCCTGTGTTAAAGCTTGCCTGTACAAACACTTTTGCTAATGAAATTGGTATAGTAGTGTACAGTTTTGTTGTTATTCCATTGCCATTCTTACTTATCCTTGTGTCTTATGTACATATTCTCATAGCTGTATTTTATATCCATTCAGCATCAGGGCGCAGCAAAGTGTTTTCAACATGTGGATCCCATCTCACCTCTGTCTGTTTATTCTACGGATCAGCCACTATAACTTATATAAGAACCAAACCTATTGATGCACAAAGAGGTGCTAAGGCTTTGTCTCTTTTGTACTTAGTTTTTGTCCCAATGTTAAATCCTTTGATATACAGTTTAAGAAATGCAAAGGTTAAAAAAGCAATGAAGAGAGTCTTCAGTAGACTTTTTTAA